The proteins below come from a single Micromonospora citrea genomic window:
- a CDS encoding BCCT family transporter — protein sequence MSEQVRDHAPAVGRVDRVVLALSVGGVLAVVAWGVLARGSLAGFGESGLAWVIDTFGWFFVVAADAFLVLSVVIAATRFGRIRLGADDDEPEFSTLAWVAMMFSAGMGIGLVFFAVAEPIQHYATPPPATGVAAQTGAAGATAMQYTLFHWTLHPWGIYALVALALAYSTFRKGRENRISAAFRPLLGRRADGAAGRAIDLLAVFATVFGSATSLGLGALQVAAGLDLVAGVPDTTTVELVVIGALTLAFVISAFSGLHRGIKWLSTTNVLLAVLLMLFVFVVGPTVYTLEVLPASVGDYLSNLVFMSTRTGAFSDPSWLGSWTIFYWAWWISWAPFVGTFIARISRGRTVRQFLVGVLLVPSGASAVWFAVMGGSALRAQATGARDLVADVGAGTEQALFGLLDGLPLASLTSVLAMVLIALYFVTSADSASLVLGSLTSRGALRPHRALVVVWGVLIGAVAAVLLLVGGLDALQQATILVALPFVVVMLGLAVALVREMARDPAVNPPSRVRRSGLAAAIRAARSYDEEDPPPVRRYLRRRPR from the coding sequence ATGAGCGAGCAGGTACGCGACCACGCGCCGGCCGTCGGCAGGGTCGACCGGGTGGTGCTGGCGCTCAGCGTCGGCGGCGTGCTGGCCGTGGTGGCGTGGGGCGTGCTGGCCCGCGGTTCCCTGGCCGGCTTCGGCGAGTCCGGCCTGGCCTGGGTGATCGACACCTTCGGGTGGTTCTTCGTCGTGGCCGCCGACGCCTTCCTCGTGCTCTCGGTGGTCATCGCCGCGACGAGGTTCGGCCGGATCCGGCTCGGCGCCGACGACGACGAACCGGAGTTCAGCACGCTGGCCTGGGTGGCCATGATGTTCAGCGCCGGGATGGGGATCGGCCTGGTCTTCTTCGCCGTCGCCGAACCCATCCAGCACTACGCGACGCCGCCGCCGGCCACCGGCGTCGCGGCGCAGACCGGCGCGGCCGGTGCGACGGCGATGCAGTACACCCTCTTCCACTGGACCCTGCACCCCTGGGGGATCTACGCGCTCGTCGCGCTCGCGTTGGCGTACTCGACCTTCCGCAAGGGCCGGGAGAACCGCATCTCGGCCGCCTTCCGCCCCCTGCTCGGGCGGCGTGCCGACGGCGCGGCCGGCCGCGCGATCGACCTGCTGGCCGTCTTCGCGACCGTGTTCGGCTCGGCGACCAGTCTCGGCCTCGGCGCGCTCCAGGTCGCCGCCGGCCTCGACCTGGTGGCGGGGGTTCCGGACACCACCACGGTGGAACTGGTGGTGATCGGCGCGCTCACCCTGGCCTTCGTGATCTCCGCCTTCTCCGGGCTGCACCGGGGCATCAAGTGGCTCTCCACCACCAACGTGCTGTTGGCGGTGCTGCTGATGCTCTTCGTCTTCGTGGTCGGGCCGACCGTCTACACCCTGGAGGTGCTGCCGGCCTCGGTCGGCGACTACCTGAGCAACCTGGTCTTCATGTCCACCCGCACCGGCGCGTTCTCCGACCCGTCGTGGCTCGGCTCCTGGACGATCTTCTACTGGGCGTGGTGGATCTCGTGGGCGCCCTTCGTGGGCACCTTCATCGCCCGCATCTCCCGGGGCCGCACCGTCCGGCAGTTCCTCGTCGGGGTGCTGCTGGTGCCGAGCGGGGCCAGCGCGGTCTGGTTCGCGGTGATGGGCGGCAGCGCTCTGCGAGCGCAGGCCACCGGCGCCAGGGATCTCGTCGCCGACGTCGGCGCGGGCACCGAGCAGGCCCTCTTCGGCCTGCTGGACGGGCTGCCGTTGGCGTCCCTGACCAGCGTGCTGGCGATGGTGCTGATCGCGCTGTACTTCGTCACCAGCGCCGATTCGGCCTCGCTGGTGCTCGGCTCGCTGACCTCCCGGGGGGCGCTGCGCCCGCACCGCGCGCTGGTGGTGGTCTGGGGGGTGCTGATCGGCGCGGTCGCCGCCGTGCTGCTGCTCGTCGGCGGGCTGGACGCGTTGCAACAGGCGACGATCCTGGTCGCGCTGCCGTTCGTGGTGGTCATGCTCGGCCTGGCCGTCGCGCTGGTCCGCGAGATGGCCCGCGACCCGGCGGTCAACCCGCCCTCCCGGGTACGCCGCTCCGGCCTGGCCGCCGCGATCCGGGCCGCCCGCTCGTACGACGAGGAGGACCCGCCGCCGGTGCGGCGCTACCTGCGGCGCCGCCCCCGCTGA